One Bombina bombina isolate aBomBom1 chromosome 5, aBomBom1.pri, whole genome shotgun sequence DNA segment encodes these proteins:
- the LOC128659952 gene encoding oocyte zinc finger protein XlCOF6-like, whose protein sequence is MTGSIRMIPQTPKVLDTNDYSPTLGSSQQIFVELAGTGQQSLCTESNLIIKQEDNMYALSSEMIISEDKPHTFTGFSKHLKEGKRLKSSQMIHTNKKPFKCTECEKSFTCNLHLIEHHTVHIFVKPHTCTECGGCFTSKGNLISHKNTHTEQKPFTCKECGKCFILRTSLIPHERTHAGEKPFICTECGKGFRFKSDLKSHERIHTVQKPFTCTECGKMFTHKRNLKSHERSHTGEKIFTCTKCGKSFTHMSRLKTHERSHTGEKPFTCTKCGKSFTQIYSLKTHERIHTGEKPFTCTECGKCFTQINSLKSHERIHTGEKPFTCTECGKSFTQKSNLKTHEMSHTGGNPFTCTECGKSFTHMSSLKTHEKSHTGDNPFTCTECGIGFAQISHLKIHERSHTGEKPFTCTECGKSFTQISHLKTHERIHTGKNHFTCTECGKGFTRMDSLKTHESSHTGAKPFTCTECGKSFTRMDTLKTHERIHTGEKPFTCAECGKSFIQIGHLKTHEMIHTGKYPFTCTECGKSFTQKSDLKKHERSHTGEKPFMCTECGKMFAHISHLKTHERIHTGKHPFTCTECGKGFTRMDSLKTHERSHTGEKPFTCTECGKGFTRMDNLKIHERSHTGEKPFTCKKCGKSFTQISSLKTHERNQSHRRKAFHM, encoded by the coding sequence atgacaggaagcatcagaatgataccacaaactccaaaagtcttagacaccaatgactattcaccAACATTGGGGAGCTCACAGCAGATATTtgttgaattggcaggaactgggcagcaatcattatgtacagagagtaatttaatcatcaaacaagaggacaacatgtatgccttatctagtgaaatgattatctcagaggataaaccacacacatttactgggtTTTCAAAGCATTTAAAAGAAGGGAAACGTCTTAAGTcaagccaaatgattcatacaaataagaaaccattcaaatgtacagaatgtgagaaaagcttcacGTGTAATTTGCATCTCATTGAACACCACACAGTCCACATATTTGTGAAACCTcacacatgtacagaatgtggggGATGTTTTACTTCCAAAGGAAACCTCATATCTCATAAAAATACCCACACAGAacaaaaacctttcacatgtaaagAGTGTGGCAAATGTTTCATACTAAGGACAAGCCTTATACCTCATGAAAGGACCCATGCAGGGGAGAAACCATTCATATGTACTGAGTGTGGGAAAGGTTTTAGATTTAAGTCTGATCTAAAATctcatgaaagaattcacacagtacaaaaacctttcacatgtacagagtgtggaaaaatgtTTACACACAAGCGTAATCTAAaatctcatgaaaggagtcacacaggggaaaagattttcacatgtacaaagtgtggaaaaagttttacacatatgagtagactgaaaactcatgaaagaagtcacacaggagaaaagcctttcacatgtacaaagtgtggaaaaagttttacacaaatatacagtctgaaaactcatgaaaggattcacacaggggagaagcctttcacatgtacagagtgtggaaaatgttttacccaaataaatagtctgaaaagtcatgaaaggattcacacaggagaaaagcctttcacgtgtacagagtgtggaaaaagttttacacaaaagagtaatctgaaaactcatgaaatgagtcacacaggggggaatcctttcacatgtacagagtgtggaaaaagttttacacatatgagtagtctgaaaactcatgaaaagagTCACACAGGGGATaatcctttcacatgtacagagtgtggaatagGTTTTGCACAAATAAGtcatctgaaaattcatgaaagaagtcacacaggagaaaagcctttcacatgtacagagtgtggaaaaagttttacacaaataagtcatctgaaaactcatgaaaggattcacacagggaaaaatcatttcacatgtacagagtgtggaaaagggtTTACACGAATggatagtctgaaaactcatgaaagtagTCACACAGGAgcaaagcctttcacgtgtacagagtgtggaaaaagttttacacgaatggatactctgaaaactcatgaaagaattcacacaggagaaaagcctttcacgtgtgcagagtgtggaaaaagttttatacaaataggtcatctgaaaactcatgaaatgattcacacagggaaatatcctttcacatgtacagagtgtggaaaaagttttacacaaaagagtgatctgaaaaagcatgaaaggagtcacacaggagaaaagcctttcatgtgtacagagtgtggaaaaatgtTTGCACATAtaagtcatctgaaaactcatgaaaggattcacacagggaaacatcctttcacatgtacagagtgtggaaaagggtTTACACGAATggatagtctgaaaactcatgaaagaagtcacacaggagaaaagcctttcacgtgtacagagtgtggaaaaggttttacacgaatggataatctgaaaattcatgaaagaagtcacacaggagaaaagcctttcacatgtaaaaagtgtggaaaaagttttacacaaataagtagtctgaaaactcatgaaaggaatcagtcacacaggagaaaagcctttcacatgtaa